From a single Poecilia reticulata strain Guanapo linkage group LG2, Guppy_female_1.0+MT, whole genome shotgun sequence genomic region:
- the dcaf6 gene encoding DDB1- and CUL4-associated factor 6 isoform X4: MSCTGNLVWDVNKRLIGYGEPNSIRTSYLGRREFVQRLKLEATLNVHDGCVNTISWNDTGEYILSGSDDTFLVITNPYNKKVKKSIRSGHRANIFSAKFMPHTNDQEIVSCSGDGIIFYTHTEKSPEFNRQCQFTCHYGTAYEIMTVPNDPYTFLSCGEDGTVRWFDLRTKTSCTKEDCKDDILINCRRAATSISISPLVPYYLAVGCSDSSVRIYDRRMLGTRATGNYMGRGTTGMCVRFVPSHLSNKSCRVTSLCYSGDGQEVLVSYSSDYIYLFNPKDDQARELKGPSEERREELRQPPVKRLRLRGDWSDTGPRARPESERERDGEHSPNVSLMQRMSDMLSRWFEEASEAQSSRGSRPQARPRGTAVRPEGSANTPAASGADSTQESGAPERPAETDSLEVPSSTAATSEAPMSKSTSSSSSGLSSAVTAPPTSGSSSVESSAXSSSPLTSSPDSEQRSQGDTTGTATPXATPTSEPAQSGAPETAGSNPEESVTAATSSNPTPTPTPTPSSTRPSAAEPVLSLHYSSEGTTTSTIKLDFTDEWSSSTSSSMGSGVSKTSEAVAPKSQETLSVESSVSEQAPCESSGQHGLAAATSESPRDASGSLSVSTTRXPAEWECAGSPPQERTQPEGSEDPSGDCRRAEPAGEEGVEGQSQPAPSNQDSDDSDDDPILIPPARFRGQGQRFNSRGSAVGDRMIRRSAAARIQELFRRRKERREMEESETQNIRRPSVKMVYKGHRNSRTMIKESCFWGNNFVMSGSDCGHIFIWDRHTAEHLMLLEADNHVVNCLQPHPYDPILASSGIDYDIKIWSPLEQSSSFNRVLAEEVITRNELMLEETRNTITVPASFMLRMLASLNHIRSDRLEGDRSEGSGQENEEEQ, encoded by the exons ATGTCCTGCACTGGGAACCTGGTTTGGGATGTTAATAAACGTCTGATTGGATACGGGGAGCCTAACTCCATCAGAACCAGCTATTTAG GTAGGAGAGAATTTGTCCAGAGGCTGAAACTAGAAGCGACTCTCAACGTCCACGATGGTTGT GTCAACACAATATCCTGGAACGACACAGGCGAATACATCCTGTCGGGGTCAGACGACACCTTTCTGGTCATCACTAACCCGTACAACAAGAAG GTGAAGAAGTCGATCCGCTCCGGCCATCGAGCGAACATCTTCAGTGCGAAGTTCATGCCTCACACAAACGATCAGGAAATCGTCTCCTGCTCCGGAGACGGCATCATCTTCTACACCCACACCGAGAAGAGTCCCGAGTTCAACAGGCAGTGTCAGTTCACCTGCCACTACGGCACGGCTTACGAG ATTATGACTGTACCAAATGATCCCTACACATTCCTGTCGTGTGGGGAGGACGGCACAGTGCGGTGGTTTGACCTTCGCACAAAAACCAGCTGCACTAAAGAAGACTGCAAAGAT GACATTCTGATTAACTGTCGAAGAGCGGCGACCTCCATATCCATCTCACCTCTGGTGCCGTACTACCTGGCTGTGGGCTGCTCAGACAGCTCAGTGCGAATCTATGACAGACGCATGCTGGGAACCAGAGCCACAG GTAACTACATGGGCCGGGGAACGACGGGCATGTGTGTGCGCTTCGTACCTTCCCACCTGTCCAACAAGTCGTGCAGGGTGACGTCTCTGTGCTACAGCGGGGACGGTCAAGAGGTGCTAGTCAGCTACTCCTCAGATTACATCTACCTTTTCAACCCCAAAGATGACCAGGCCCGAGAGCTCAAGGGCCCGtcggaggagaggagggaagag CTGAGGCAGCCTCCGGTGAAGCGGCTCCGGCTGCGGGGGGACTGGTCCGACACCGGACCCCGAGCCCGTCCAGAGAGCGAAAGAGAAAGAGATG GGGAGCACAGTCCGAACGTGTCCCTGATGCAGAGGATGTCGGACATGTTGTCGCGGTGGTTTGAAGAGGCCAGCGAAgctcagagcagcagaggaagccGACCTCAGGCTCGACCCAGAG GAACTGCTGTCCGGCCCGAGGGCTCGGCAAACACTCCTGCCGCCTCGGGTGCAGACTCCACCCAGGAGTCCGGGGCCCCTGAGAGGCCTGCGGAGACAGACTCCCTGGAAGTCCCTTCCAGTACCGCAGCCACGTCCGAAGCCCCGATGTCCAAAtccacttcctcttcctcctcagggTTGTCATCAGCCGTCACTGCGCCTCCTACTTCMGGCTCGTCCTCRGTAGAGAGCTCGGCCYCGTCTTCTTCTCCTCTTACCTCCTCCCCTGACTCGGAGCAAAGGAGTCAGGGGGACACAACCGGGACGGCCACGCCCAYGGCCACGCCCACCTCTGAACCTGCGCAATCGG GAGCACCTGAGACTGCGGGTTCGAATCCCGAGGAATCGGTTACCGCAGCAACCAGCAGCAACCCCACTCCCACCCCAACACCCACCCCGTCCAGCACCCGACCCAGCGCAGCAGAGCCGGTCCTCAGCCTGCACTACAGCTCAGARGGAACCACCACCAGCACCATCAAGCTGGACTTCACCGACGAGTG GAGCAGCAGCACGTCCAGCTCGATGGGCAGCGGAGTCTCCAAAACGTCCGAAGCCGTGGCGCCAAAGAGCCAGGAGACTCTGTCAGTGGAGAGTTCGGTGTCGGAACAGG CTCCCTGCGAGTCCTCTGGGCAGCACGGTTTGGCAGCAGCCACATCAGAGTCTCCGCGTGACGCCTCCGGCTCCCTCAGCGTCTCCACGACTCGGGKTCCCGCCGAGTGGGAATGCGCGGGGTCTCCGCCGCAGGAGAGGACTCAGCCAGAGGGCTCCGAAGACCCGTCAGGCGACTGCAGGAGGGCGGAGCCTGCCGGGGAGGAGGGCGTGGAGGGTCAGAGCCAGCCGGCGCCTAGCAACCAGGACTCCGACGACAGCGACGACGATCCCATCCTCATCCCGCCCGCCAGATTCAGAGGGCAAGGGCAGAG ATTTAATTCCAGAGGATCTGCAGTAGGAGATAGGATGATCAG GCGCTCTGCAGCAGCTCGCATCCAGGAGCTGTTTCGCAGGAGAAAGGAGAGAAGAGAGATGGAGGAGAGCGAAACTCAGAATATCAGGAGACCGTCGGTGAAAATGGTTTACAAGGGCCACCGCAACTCCAGAACAATG ATAAAGGAGTCGTGTTTCTGGGGCAACAACTTCGTGATGAGCGGCTCGGACTGCGGACACATTTTCATCTGGGACAGACACACCGCCGAACACCTCATGCTGCTGGAAGCCGACAACCACGTGGTCAACTGCCTGCAGCCGCACCCGTACGACCCCA ttttggcttCTTCGGGGATAGACTATGACATCAAGATTTGGTCACCACTGGAGCAGTCTTCGTCTTTTAACAGAGTGCTTGCTGAGGAG GTCATAACCCGCAACGAGCTGATGCTGGAAGAAACGAGAAACACAATCACTGTCCCGGCCTCCTTCATGCTCCGAATGTTGGCGTCCCTCAATCACATCAGATCAG ATCGCCTGGAGGGCGATCGGTCTGAAGGATCCGGTCAGGAAAAYGAGGAAGAGCAGTAG